Genomic DNA from Salvia miltiorrhiza cultivar Shanhuang (shh) chromosome 1, IMPLAD_Smil_shh, whole genome shotgun sequence:
TCATTTGGTCCTTTTATGTGGACTTGCACAGGTCGAATAGATTTGCAAGACTACAAGATATTAAATGTGCTATTGTAGGGAAGAACCTCTACATTAGATTCCTCTGTAGCACAGGTGATGCTCGCCCGCGTGCCTCCATTCTAGGGCGACGGTCTCAGAGtcagaggattttttaggacaataacttatgttgatttggaaattaggacaaaaattttcgaacttataaaaataggacactaatattttttagagtaaaataggacactaattaataatcgtcgtaaaaataggataTTTCTCGACCGATAATTGATCGAGAAATGTCCTgcgggtgcaacacttattaattaatgtcctattttactctaaaaaaaattagtgtcctatttttacaagttcgaaaatttttgtcctaatttccaaatcaacctaagttattgtcctaaaaaaccctcgaaccCGACGGTCTCACACAGACCTTTAAGGTGGTGCTGCGCAAGAGGTTGACGTTTTCGATTAAATTTTTCCGGTAAACCAGCAAAGACAGATGTGAAGATTGATGATACAAATTGTAGGTGGGCCGGGTCGATGCAGGCGACAACTTGATGACGGCGTCCGTTCGGCAGTGACCGCCACCGGGCCTGAGTTCTGGGTAGCAAAGCAGGCGGGCGGCAAGCAATTGGCTAGGATGTGGGGTTCAGGgtttttgagattttttttttgtattttaagttttttagattatttttgtaaattagaaataaaataaaattttttttcttataaagtattgataaattttaaaataaaataataaaaggatatttttgtaaaagtgtttataataatatattactattatttttatggTTACTATTAACTTTTACTTAaacaaaattactattttaatatttgtctCCTCTTTGTTTGgacgtcccaattcaataggtcacttttcaaaaagaaaaaatcaatgCACAAAACAAATACACTCACTCGACTCATAATTTACACCAAATGTCATTGTTACCCATAAGTGTATATTTTTTCACTTAAAAagaatattttcattatttacaGGCCCTATAACCTATTGatttgggatggagggagtatataaatttGACGTAGGATATGGTGGAAAATTAATGTGTCACATTTATTGTtacatgatttattattttttataattttttttaatttgacggataaaaataatttaacacCACATGTGTCATTTGAGCATAATCTCATTTGAACCTTGTAAGACAAGATCATCATTCGGAGCTTGAAAGACTATATCAGACTTTTAAACGTCGAACttctaagcatcatctcatttcAAACTTAAAATACCACATTTAAGTTTTGGGCGTCGAATAGACCGGGCACTAATGATGTTTATTCTTTGTATTAGTTTAATTATCTACTATTAGAGAAGCCTACAAAATGAGACCGAATACTACGATATGCCTTAATTATTAAAGAAATAAAGTTCAATGCTCGTACtataattattgatttttaataGAAATTGTCCAAATTATACATAATTACATTTAAATACTGGAATTGttgatattttaataaaaatgtctTCAACTATGCATAAAAAGAATCAAATATCTGAAGCATCACAAAAGTAACAAAAATGCCCTAAACTTTAATTTTTAGTCACTAATAGATAACATCTTCTTTGGAAGAGGTTTTGGTTTCAATTTCGTCTGCGTGTGATATAGGTTTGTTCTTGTTTCTCCCGCGTGGAGAATGGAGATGGCGAATTCTAGTTTCTGATTATTAATATTACACCATGAAACAGGAAGAGATTGCAAAACTTGTAGATTTCTCATTAATAACCGCGGAGGAGGCGGCTAGGGGAAATCACGAGCAGAAAAGAGCTTCACTATATCCTTTGACAGATCGAAAAGGCACCTTAGAAGTTGGCCGTGGCATTAATTTCAAAAGCCTCGTGTTACTGAAACAGCCACCCGCCATTGCATGCATGGAACCAGCAACCATACGTCGTGTTGGAGAGAAGTTAAGGCGATTGGTGTAGGGGATGTGGGGGTTCATAAAAAGGATGGAAAACATGGGATCTATCCCTCATGAGAAAAACACAAGTCTTAAGTTTGCTTACTGATGTATGATTCTCTTAGCATAAACCTGAGTCAGCTTGTCCAGATCTGCATTATGCAACGCTGGAATTTAAACAGCTAGCATAGGTTAGGTATTTCTTTAGCATCTCCTGGGGAAGAGATGACACGCCCAAAGTGTTGAGCCCTGGCAGCTGGTTCACGCTCACAGGAGTCACGATGGATCCGAACTGATTGGATGTGTTTCCAGGGATGTTTAGACCCTCGAATAGAAAATCCTTTGCAACCACCTTGTTCGGGTTCTTGCAAAACTTCCCATTCACAAAAACTACATGCaaatgcaaatatatatatataattgtcatttataaattattaatgcGATTGATTTACCATCAGAGATGTTATCAGGAAGAGCAACGCAGAAATCTTGAAGAGGGCTGGGATCTGCAGCATATGCAATTGAAACCCACCACAACATAACAATAATGGCACCTAAACCAAAActtatcttcattttaattttttatatgtatgCCACTCACTCACGCCTagtatttctttttctcttctaCTTCTTAGTATGCGAAACAACCTTTTTATAGAACAAAAAACTTGCTTTCGACATTACTCATTAAGTttaaatctttaatttatttctttcaattttttacCGTCAGCTTCCTGTTACTTCATAACCATACCTAttataaattttcatatttttaatatataacaataatttatatatagacTTCTTCAATTAATCTTCAATCGATTAAACTTACTACGCACATAACTTTTACAACATGCTTcaaattttcttcttttaaatgcCTCTTGTATATCTCTCGTAATGTATAGCAGGAGCTAGCAAAGTGTATATAGTTTAGAGTTATTATTGACTTTGATTCATTTCGAGCTGCCACACGTAATTTATAGTCTTCcaatatgaaaattgattttatttattcatttactcATTGTTAAAGACATACTCTAGTATTATGAagacatattatatataaatagagACATGAGTCCTGGTCCTGATGAGATACTATAAATTTGCTATAAAACATTATAaattcattgtaaaaattactataaatttacaaaaaaaaaaaacatactaatgtttgctacctttgggattcaaaCCTTGGATCACGAGAGTTTATTGAGAAAAGTAATAAATCAACCCAGACTAAAATGCCTATTCATATGGAACGTTGATTTATTCGGagaaattattgatgtattCACACGCATTCTCCATTATCTAAATATATAGCATTCTACATGGAGTCTctgtctctgtctctctctctctctctctctctcatatatatatatatatatatataggaaatggTTCCAATAAGAATGGTCACGTATTGTGAGAATGAGAATTCATATATATAAGCATATATATAGGATTGAATGAGTTGCTGCATGAATAATCATTCAAATTTGGGTTCAAATTGTAGAGAGGACAAAAAAATTcaccaattaattgaattgtgaCTATTCATACATTACAAATCGCTTAGAGCATCAGCATCGctgggtgcgatggccggatcgaacccggcctatcgcacccagcgcCGTTGCTGCACCCGGGTGTGAAGGGGGGGAGGGGGCGATGCATCGCACTCGGCGGAGAcgggagcgaaggagggggcgtgtaaacacgcgccccttttcgaaccaaaaaaataaaaaaggaaaactaaaaaataaaatttaaaatgaatccAGTAGCCGTTTTTTTTTTCCGTTGgcgttttttcttttttttttttgtatttctatagcccctctatatatacatatacaacctcattttcttcttcatcctcaaaATCCATTCTCCTCATTCATCCATTCTCCTCATCTTCTacattatttcaacaaatagcaatggaaggcgattggagcaactattggTGTGAACACcctcaaaatccatcccccggCGAATCAAATGCTTCCAGGCAAGGATTCTCGCCGTTCACGCAAGAATCCAATGCCTTTCAAGCGGCGGCCACCAATTTGAACCCCCGCTTTGCCGTTGTTGCCCACCCCGATCccgacgtggaggagattgcttctatgccAGCGGCCAAACGTAGCAACTATTATCCGCCAGAAACGGTGCTAATTTGCCGTTTGTATTGCGAGCACACCCACGACTCTGTGGTGGGTGTCGACCAAAAAGGGGCGAAGTTTTGGGGCTCCCTCTGCACCGAATACAACGCTAAAAGGCCCCAAGGATCTATTTCACGCGACGTCACGCAAATCAAATCTCATTTTCAACGGGTGTCGAAGGATGCGAAGAGGTTTGaggccatgcacaaaaaatgCCACGATCAATGGAAATCAGGCATGAGTGATGGTCAAATCCTGGAGCAAGCATAGGCAATGTGGCTAGCCGAGTACCGTGTTCCGTTCCGGTATCCGCATGCATGGAAGATCTTGCGCGAGTCCAAGAAATTTGCAAGTCTCGGCGAGGATGTTCACTCCGATGTCCATTCGGACAAACGATCAAAGGGGTCCGACGGTCTTCCCACAACGACTTCCAGCGACGCGAGTATCTCCACCCGGCCCCAAGGGCAAAAGGCGGCCAAGAGAGACAAACGgaaaggcaagaaaaaggccgaagagacgtcggaggataaccaaaaagctctcgggtacatggcgaatatggtgaatgcaatggaaacgttctcccaagttcaacgtgacctcgccgatagcatgttgatgagccgggacacccctcaaatgaatcccgacgaATTGGCGTTTCACATGTGCAAGGTGGCAGAGATCAAGCAACGAAACAACATCCCgtagatttttaggattttttattttatgtttgttttaatttaagtaatttaggattttaatttcttgtattgcaatgtaggatttgaattttaatttcttttatttctatcAATGtatgatttgaattttaattcaatgaaattttaatttcttaattattgtaaaatggaaactagaataaaactaattcaaaaataaaataaaatctattgcacccaagtgggtgcaataccattgttggagtgggtgcaatagaagtgggacccattctattgcacctactatgggtgcaagcattgtggatgctcttattgAACACTTTATACCGacttatttgttattttcatttgtcACGAAAATAGTCATTCTCACCATAATTAATCGTGTGCGTGTGTAATTAGAACACTTTTTCTCCATAACTAATTAAGGATATGGTATGTTATAAAACTCATACCCTTGTCAGTTAgttaaattttcattttggcCATAGCCAAAAATATTACTTAAACCTCGAACACAACTCTATACCTATCTATGCAAGCAGCTTCAAAAATGTTGAATGCCGTAAATATTACGAACCTGCTACTTTGGCTTCATATTTAAAGCCGCTTTGGATCCTATATCCCCACATTTATGAGTCATGCCCGTGTCCCATTCACCTCATTATGTTAATAACATTTATTGTAAGCCGCTTTGGATCCtaattaaacttttttttttttgataaatttacaatattagatAAAGAACCTAATTAAACTTTATCACTGAAAATTAAAGCTTAAAGACTTATATATGCTGCttataaaataatcaattttaataattaattactaacttacaaaatgaatttaaatgcTAAAAAATAATGGTGTATCCAAATTGAGTTAAATAAACTCCAATCAACAATCACGACACAATTAAACTATAATAGGATACTATTGTAAATTTATTGTTTCTTATAAGATCatgaaaaagtaaaatagaTTCGGACCTTATTTTTTGGAAGCTTATAAAGTATTAAAGTTCATTTTCACATCTTAcaaattatttatgaatttgttttGTCAAAACACTTTTCGTAAATTTATAAACTTATTTTCACTCTCTTTGTTTAACCTTTACTTGCCAATGTAATAGAGAGATCAAACCATTCATGCTGAATTGAAACAATCATTATCAAACGTCACAGTTTTCACGTGTACAAAACGTGGCGTTTTTcaatttagagggtgtttggctaagtttattttaaagagcttataagcacttgaagcttataagatgtttcaagaacttataagatgtcatttttaagagcttataagttgtcaaagtatttgaataattgagcttataagctagagagagagaatttttttgctagagagaatcgaagagaaatgaaattaaattatatatgatgaaaataattaattatagttgaaaaatatttgtaaaaaaattgttgcatatgagattataaaaaaataagttggggtagatgaacttatttttttggcagcttataagttctttggcaaaataagctcctaaatagcttataagctccaaaaataagcttctaaacagcttataattaagctccaaaaataaacagcttataagctcaggcaaacaccctcttaattgaacatatgaatcttagttaaatttttatattacctgatatatttattatttcatgACTAATAGAAAGTAGAAATTTGGCCGAATGTAATTCActtcttaataattaatatactcccttcgtccacaaaacattttattttttcattttcgtccATCCAcgtaatatatttttaatctatttttgaaaataattacaCTAACTATCACCCTTATAATTCTTATATATTTACACACGTTATCACTAATGTACCCACCACTTTCGAAAATAACCCCACCAACTAccattattttttctaatttataaaattcattttccattcaccaaatatatatacaattaatttttcttaaaatccttGTTGTCTCCCTTTAGGAAGATGTTTCAtagtcatttaaaatgttattaaTTAACAGAGGGTCTAACTCATTTTATACACCAATTcacttaaaataatatttaaatatttttcaacaacttattttatacattactacacttttcttaattttcttgCTCAAAAGTAATGGCACGACACTAATGAGACAGAGGAAATAATTTGAAAAACTAGAACAAAGCTTTCCAAGTGAACAAGTTGTAGTAAGTTAAAGACTGTTTTAttgtattaaaattttaaataacacaacaCAGATTATATTGATGTGTGTATGTTTAGTTTAGTAAGTGAGGTTGGGCCAAAACTGGGCTTGGAGGTACTTGATGATCTTCTTCTCAACCTGGAAGGCCTTCGCCAACACAATAGGGTCAATTTTGGGGTCTGAGCCGAACACAGCGTTGGCGATGGTTATTGTCCCTGGATTCTGGCTGCCGAAACCGGCAAATGCAACGGCTTCGGTCTTGCCGACGTTGAACTGGAAATGGATGAGGCCTTGTGGGAACACGTAGACGTCTCCAGGTTTCAAGTACTGAGCGAAGAGCTTATTCCTCTGGTTAGGATCGGCGGGATTGGATGTGACGAACCCAACATAGAGAGTGCCTTTCAACAAGAACAAGGCTTCGGTAGCACGCGGGtgggtgtggggtgggttgaTACCGTATTTGGCAAAGTCGAGGCGGGCCAGTGACACGCCCAGAGTGTTGAGCCCTGGCAGCTGGTTCACGTTCACTGGAGTCACGATGAATCCGAACTGATTGGATGTATTTCCGGGGATGTTTAGACCCTCGAAAAGAAAATCCTTTGCAACCACCTTGTTCGGGTTCTTGCAAAATTTCCCATTTACAAAAACTACATGCAAatacaaatacatatatatatatatatatatatatatatatatatatattgtcatttataaattattactataagCGTAGTATTAATACGATCGATTTACCATCAGAGATGTTATCATGAAGAGCAACGCAAAaatcttgaagaggatttggatCAGCTGCATATGCAATCGAAGCCCACCACAACATAACAACAATGGTGCCCAAACCAAAACTCATCttcatttaataataatatatatatatgtgtgtgcgcCACTCAATCACGCACACTAATTATTTCTTTGTCTCTTCTTCAATCTGTGTTGGAAAACTTAGCATGAGAAATACACCCTTTTTATAGGACAAAAAACTAGCCTTCTATGTTGGAAAACTTAGTATGAAAAACACCCTTTTTATAGGACAAAAAAAACTAGCCTTTTATATTACTCATTAAGTTTTCATCTTTCACAAATTCTCCTGTGCATCCGGGTGtacagtgtcatttcgataacaTGATAGTATCATTTTAatgtagtgttagtgtcattt
This window encodes:
- the LOC131025739 gene encoding germin-like protein subfamily 1 member 20 → MKMSFGLGTIVVMLWWASIAYAADPNPLQDFCVALHDNISDVFVNGKFCKNPNKVVAKDFLFEGLNIPGNTSNQFGFIVTPVNVNQLPGLNTLGVSLARLDFAKYGINPPHTHPRATEALFLLKGTLYVGFVTSNPADPNQRNKLFAQYLKPGDVYVFPQGLIHFQFNVGKTEAVAFAGFGSQNPGTITIANAVFGSDPKIDPIVLAKAFQVEKKIIKYLQAQFWPNLTY
- the LOC131008302 gene encoding germin-like protein subfamily 1 member 20; this translates as MKISFGLGAIIVMLWWVSIAYAADPSPLQDFCVALPDNISDVFVNGKFCKNPNKVVAKDFLFEGLNIPGNTSNQFGSIVTPVSVNQLPGLNTLGVSSLPQEMLKKYLTYASCLNSSVA